The Pyrus communis chromosome 2, drPyrComm1.1, whole genome shotgun sequence genome includes a window with the following:
- the LOC137725030 gene encoding uncharacterized protein produces the protein MGTTRTAYVSSGSGSASATHSQQTGSFLPPRSRGPLDRYVTSEARQTTLNTPFKKEERRQASRALARWFYTSAIPFNAANNEYYVNAMKLVSNFGLGFDAPTSHEYRTWMLKEEVDDVQSMMKEHQKAWKRYGCTIMSDGWSDGKSRCLINFLVNSPQGTWFLKSVDASASIKNGDLLYGYLDDVIQEIGEENVVQVIYDNASNYKNAEAKLMERKEKVWWTPCTAHCIDLMLEDISKMAWFDDTLKRARCISKYLYGHQWVLALMRKYTNNLEILRPAVTRFTTSFLTLQSLQKQKENLVALFTSQEWSESTYAKSREAKLAKHHVLYDREFWGRVSFCIKGVLPLVCVLREVDSEERPPMGFIYELMDAAKEKIASNINKVEKKYMPIWRKIDRRWDDQLHQPLHAAGYYLNPQFRYEDNFSNTDEVRNGLFACMDRMLGKGKEREKADVQLDLFTNNRGPFADSMAMQTRKK, from the coding sequence ATGGGCACAACAAGGACAGCATATGTAAGTAGTGGGAGTGGGAGTGCGAGTGCCACACATTCACAACAAACCGGTTCTTTTCTACCACCTAGGTCAAGGGGACCACTTGATAGGTATGTTACATCGGAAGCTCGTCAAACCACGTTGAATACACCTTtcaaaaaagaggaaagaagacAAGCATCCCGAGCACTTGCCCGATGGTTCTACACTAGTGCCATTCCATTCAATGCGGCAAACAATGAATATTATGTTAATGCAATGAAATTGGTGTCCAATTTTGGTCTCGGCTTTGATGCTCCTACAAGCCATGAATATAGAACTTGGATGCTTAAAGAAGAAGTTGATGATGTACAAAGTATGATGAAAGAACATCAAAAGGCTTGGAAGAGATATGGATGCACTATTATGTCGGATGGATGGTCGGATGGCAAAAGTAGATGTTTAATCAACTTTCTTGTCAATAGCCCTCAAGGTACTTGGTTCTTGAAATCGGTTGATGCATCGGCCTCTATTAAGAATGGAGATTTGTTGTATGGCTATTTGGATGACGTTATTCAAGAAATTGGGGAGGAGAATGTGGTTCAAGTTATATATGACAATGCTTCGAACTACAAGAATGCCGAGGCAAAACTTATGGAGAGGAAAGAGAAGGTGTGGTGGACTCCATGTACGGCTCATTGCATTGATTTGATGTTAGAAGATATTTctaagatggcatggtttgatGACACACTCAAACGTGCTAGGTGTATTTCAAAGTATCTATATGGGCATCAATGGGTACTAGCTTTGATGAGAAAGTACACTAACAATTTAGAAATTCTTCGTCCGGCGGTCACTAGGTTTACCACTTCTTTCCTTACACTACAAAGCTtacaaaagcaaaaggaaaatcttGTTGCTTTGTTTACCTCTCAAGAATGGTCGGAAAGTACCTATGCAAAATCCCGTGAAGCAAAGTTGGCTAAGCATCACGTGTTATATGATCGTGAGTTTTGGGGTCGAGTTTCCTTTTGCATTAAGGGCGTTCTTCCTCTTGTTTGTGTTTTGAGAGAGGTTGATTCGGAGGAGAGACCCCCCATGGGTTTTATATATGAGTTGATGGATGCCGCAAAAGAGAAAATTGCAAGCAATATTAACAAAGTGGAGAAAAAATATATGCCTATTTGGAGAAAGATAGATCGCAGATGGGACGATCAACTTCATCAACCACTACATGCGGCGGGTTATTACTTAAACCCACAATTTCGATATGAGGATAATTTCTCAAATACTGATGAAGTGCGAAATGGGTTGTTTGCTTGCATGGATAGGATGCTTGGGAAAGGGAAAGAACGTGAAAAGGCCGATGTTCAATTGGATTTATTTACTAATAACCGTGGTCCATTTGCGGATTCTATGGCTATGCAAACTAGGAAAAAGTGA
- the LOC137726734 gene encoding receptor-like protein 6, producing the protein MKMESLLSKFTCLHCLLLLLLNATHCFSYVQTQTQTLCHADEHSFLLQFKESFTIDKSASGSPFAYPKVASWAREGDQNQSNCCSWDGVECHAESGRVIGLDLKSSCLYGSINSNSTLFRLVHLQMLDLSDNNFNSSEIPSRLGHDLSSLSYLNLSHSAFSGQIPSEISKLSKLSTLVLSYNNGLELRKSTMRILVQNLTSIKQLHLSDVGIYSTVPDILVNASSLTSLKLSYCGLYGEFPVGIFHLPNLEDLRLYSNTDLNGYFPTFNRTNSFKTLVVSETNFSGELPSSIGNLHSLNYFDMFDCGFDSHVPSSFGNLTQLTHLSLAFNYLQGEFPKSLFHLRNLEHLGLSDNNLSGLVEFDEFSNLKKLKVLGLSNNRLSVRVKSGSSATLPKFEILQLAECNLTEFPEFLKNQYELGALSLSSNNIHGQIPKWLWNATRETLVNLKLGSNFLIGFEENPITLPWKNLQVFDLSKNQLQGSLPIPSQSITDYLVNENNCSGEVSPLFCNLNYLQVLNLGNNNLSGMLPQCLGKSSSLEILNLMSNSFHGDIPPFCANKNSLKFVGLGYNQLQGMLPRSMADCIQLEFLHIGNNQISDIFPSWLGVLPVLRGLFLGSNAFHGIIGKPPTDHEFPNLCIIDLSNNLFSGMLPSKYIENWNFMKYVVTNKGSRYFTVSSNDSTNKYGYYLQFSYGMIVPVKGVELTYYKTPYDLRLIDFSGNRFEGEIPASIIGSLGALHVLNLFNNTLSGQIPSSLGNLTALESLDLSQNKLSGMIPGSLAQLTFLGYFNVSYNHLWGPIPLGRQFGTFLEDSYQGNSGLCGELLSRKCEASESSRQPPRSSFEEDEEAGFPFEFDWYVVLPGVISGLIVGVVAGNTLADKKHEWFVKTFSKRRKLTTARVTRGRRT; encoded by the coding sequence ATGAAAATGGAATCTTTGTTGTCCAAATTTACCTGTTTGCATTGTCTTCTTTTGCTATTACTCAATGCTACTCACTGTTTTTCATATGTGCAGACTCAAACACAGACACTTTGCCATGCTGACGAGCATTCCTTCTTGTTACAATTCAAGGAAAGCTTTACGATAGACAAGTCAGCTTCTGGATCTCCTTTTGCTTATCCGAAAGTAGCATCTTGGGCTCGAGAAGGAGATCAAAATCAGAGTAACTGTTGTTCGTGGGATGGTGTTGAGTGCCATGCGGAGTCTGGCCGTGTCATTGGCCTTGACCTCAAGAGCAGTTGTCTCTATGGTTCTATCAATTCCAATAGCACCCTCTTCCGACTTGTTCACTTGCAGATGCTTGACCTCTCAGATAACAACTTCAATTCGTCTGAAATACCATCGAGATTGGGCCATGACCTTTCGAGTCTGTCTTATCTCAACCTTTCACATTCTGCATTTTCTGGCCAAATTCCATCTGAAATTTCAAAGCTATCCAAACTGTCTACCCTTGTCTTGTCTTACAATAATGGTTTGGAGCTTAGGAAGTCCACCATGAGAATCCTAGTCCAAAACTTGACCAGCataaaacaacttcatcttagtGATGTCGGCATATACTCCACTGTGCCTGATATCTTAGTCAATGCATCTTCTCTCACATCTCTTAAACTAAGCTACTGTGGGTTGTATGGGGAATTCCCAGTAGGCATTTTCCACCTACCAAACCTAGAGGATCTTAGATTATATTCGAACACAGACCTAAATGGTTATTTTCCTACTTTTAACAGGACCAATTCCTTCAAAACATTGGTTGTTTCAGAGACAAATTTCTCTGGTGAACTTCCTAGTTCTATCGGAAACCTTCATTCCTTAAATTACTTTGATATGTTCGACtgtggttttgattcccatgtTCCATCTTCATTCGGAAACCTTACCCAATTAACTCATCTGAGTCTCGCCTTCAACTATTTGCAAGGAGAATTTCCTAAGTCGCTTTTCCACCTCAGAAATCTTGAACATCTTGGCCTTTCCGATAATAATTTGAGTGGATTAGTTGAGTTTGATGAGTTTTCCAACCTCAAAAAGTTGAAGGTACTTGGTTTATCGAACAACAGGTTATCCGTGCGTGTCAAATCTGGTTCGAGTGCTACCCTTCCAAAGTTCGAAATTCTACAGTTGGCTGAATGCAACTTGACAGAGTTTCCagaatttttgaaaaatcaatACGAATTGGGAGCCCTAAGCCTTTCTAGTAACAACATTCATGGCCAAATACCAAAATGGCTCTGGAATGCAACTAGAGAAACTTTGGTCAATCTCAAGCTCGGCTCTAACTTCTTAATAGGCTTTGAGGAGAATCCAATCACTCTTCCATGGAAAAATCTACAAGTGTTTGATCTTTCTAAAAATCAGTTACAAGGGTCATTGCCAATTCCATCACAATCTATCACAGATTACCTGGTCAACGAGAATAATTGTAGTGGAGAAGTTTCACCATTGTTTTGCAACTTAAATTATCTTCAAGTTCTTAATTTGGGCAACAACAACCTGAGTGGCATGCTTCCACAGTGTTTGGGGAAGTCCAGTAGCTTGGAAATACTGAATTTGATGTCTAATTCTTTCCACGGGGATATTCCTCCATTTTGTGCTAACaaaaatagtttgaaatttGTTGGGTTGGGTTACAATCAGTTACAGGGGATGCTACCAAGATCAATGGCCGATTGCATTCAGTTAGAGTTTCTTCACATTGGCAACAATCAGATCAGTGACATCTTCCCTTCTTGGTTAGGGGTACTTCCAGTATTGAGGGGTCTCTTTTTGGGGTCGAATGCATTTCATGGGATAATTGGGAAGCCTCCAACTGATCATGAGTTCCCAAACTTATGCATCATTGATTTATCCAACAATCTGTTTTCAGGTATGTTGCCTTCTAAGTACATAGAGAACTGGAATTTCATGAAATATGTTGTCACGAACAAGGGAAGCCGGTACTTTACAGTCTCATCGAACGACAGCACAAATAAATATGGATATTACCTTCAATTTTCATACGGGATGATAGTTCCTGTAAAAGGTGTTGAGTTGACATATTATAAGACCCCCTATGATCTGAGACTGATAGATTTCTCAGGTAATAGATTTGAAGGAGAGATTCCAGCAAGTATCATTGGGAGTCTAGGAGCACTTCATGTGCTAAACCTCTTCAACAACACTCTCTCTGGTCAAATCCCCTCATCTCTAGGGAACTTGACTGCTCTTGAATCGTTGGATCTCTCTCAAAACAAGCTTTCAGGAATGATCCCCGGTAGTTTGGCACAACTCACTTTCCTTGGGTACTTCAACGTGTCGTATAACCATCTTTGGGGGCCTATACCACTTGGCCGACAATTTGGTACATTCCTAGAAGATTCATACCAAGGAAACTCAGGTCTGTGTGGAGAGCTTTTGTCCAGGAAATGCGAGGCTTCTGAGAGCTCGAGGCAGCCGCCACGATCAAgctttgaagaagatgaagaggctGGGTTTCCATTTGAGTTTGACTGGTATGTAGTTTTGCCAGGAGTTATTAGCGGACTAATAGTGGGAGTGGTTGCTGGAAACACATTGGCAGACAAGAAGCATGAATGGTTTGTGAAGACATTCAGCAAGAGGAGAAAGCTAACAACCGCAAGGGTGACGAGGGGACGCCGAACTTAG